From Rutidosis leptorrhynchoides isolate AG116_Rl617_1_P2 chromosome 3, CSIRO_AGI_Rlap_v1, whole genome shotgun sequence, a single genomic window includes:
- the LOC139900778 gene encoding uncharacterized protein — translation MARSSVYCPIYRRWSKLSSDKKKHVAKRKSLLNVVKSKFDVPDIAEGWILRSLGRKVKNWRARLKKQYYDPTLSLQEQYNSRCSQVQEDHWQKLVRYWNRRRNKQVSEKNKSNRAKKKLMQLTGKKELCTCLRRAKNNGQELSRFEMFAKCFSNNGNTNCLEAQDAIREMNELKKNIPPGTSDEPGADDIFSKVKGNDKYGNADLYGLGVRATDL, via the exons ATGGCCAGAAGTAGCGTATATTGCCCAATCTACAGGAGATGGAGTAAACTAAGTTCTGATAAAAAGAAACATGTTGCTAAAAGGAAATCGTTGCTTAACGTAGTAAAG TCGAAATTCGATGTTCCTGATATTGCTGAAGGGTGGATCTTGAGATCATTAGGGAGGAAGGTAAAGAATTGGAGGGCAAGATTAAAAAAGCAATACTATGATCCAACTTTATCACTCCAAGAACAGTATAATTCTAGGTGTTCACAAGTCCAAGAAGATCATTGGCAAAAACTTGTAAGGTACTGGAATAGAAGACGCAACAAG CAAGTTAGTGAAAAAAACAAATCGAACCGGGCGAAGAAGAAGCTGATGCAACTCACTGGAAAAAAAGAGTTATGCACGTGTTTGAGAAGA GCAAAAAATAATGGTCAAGAACTAAGCCGTTTTGAAATGTTTGCAAAGTGTTTCTCTAATAACGGCAATACAAATTGCTTAGAAGCTCAAGATGCCATT CGTGAAATGAATGAACTTAAAAAGAACATTCCACCTGGTACAAGCGATGAGCCTGGGGCAGATGACATTTTCTCGAAGGTTAAGGGAAACGATAAATATGGAAATGCTGACCTATACGGCTTAGGTGTCCGGGCTACTGATCTATGA